From one Scophthalmus maximus strain ysfricsl-2021 chromosome 19, ASM2237912v1, whole genome shotgun sequence genomic stretch:
- the ak8 gene encoding adenylate kinase 8 isoform X3: MDETVKPLRIPPQMSVYADGHGVFHLAQSMVSSLVIDQPDDVISYLISLLRRSSVDIPRIMLLGPPAVGKHTVAKQLSAELRAVHVTMESLLQDQSEELPVELLVRLIQQRLKDVDCFNRGWVLEGIPQTHLQALSLQQAGVVPEHVVMLEAPDDVLLERREGRLVDPLTGDVYHQIFIRQVDDVVARRLEKGRGLSDRQHLAALQRFRCEVTGLRSAYQHVLKIVNSDQPHVDVYQQVLAFVRTRHRARTPRILLLGPPGSGKSLQARLLSEKYKMVDVSCDQLLLSVVADGSSLGKKIQLYLDDGRPGPDDLVLQVLEQRLSQVDCSCRGWILHGFPRDLQQARSLQESQHQPNRVYFLELTDDVCVERLTLRATDPLSGERFHTVTRPAPNSQVQNRLKTRPEDSTHSVTYTLSHYRTHTAVLQALESRLNTV; the protein is encoded by the exons atggATGAGACTGTGAAGCCTCTCAGGATTCCTCCTCAGATGTCAGTTTATGCCGACGGACATGGTGTCTTCCACCTGGCGCAG aGCATGGTGTCCAGCCTGGTGATCGATCaacctgatgatgtcatctccTACCTCATCAGTCTGCTGCGGAGGAGCAGTGTGGACA ttccCAGGATCATGCTGCTCGGTCCTCCAGCTGTTGGGAAACACACTGTG GCCAAGCAGCTGAGTGCTGAGCTGAGAGCTGTTCATGTGACCATGGAGAGTTTACTGCAGGACCAATCAGAG gagcttcctgtggagctgctggtgcGACTGATTCAGCAGAGACTGAAAGATGTCGACTGCTTCAACAgg ggctgGGTGTTGGAGGGAATCCCTCAGACTCATCTGCAGGCTCTGAGTCTTCAACAGGCCGGAGTCGTCCCCGAACATGTTG tgatgcTGGAGGCTCCTGATGACGTGTtgctggagaggagggagggcagacTGGTCGACCCACTGACAGGAG acGTGTACCATCAGATCTTCATCCGGCAGGTCGATGACGTCGTCGCTCGGCGTCTGGAGAAGGGGCGGGGCCTGTCTGATAGGCAGCACCTGGCTGCGCTGCAGCGTTTCCGCTGTGAGGTCACGGGTCTGAGATCAGCCTATCAGCACGTCCTGAAGATCGTCAACAGTGACCAGCCACACGTCGACGTCTACCAACAAg tgttgGCGTTCGTCCGGACTCGCCATCGCGCCAGAACTCCCAGAATCCTCCTGTTGGGTCCGCCAGGGTCGGGGAAGAGTCTCCAAGCCAGGCTGCTGTCAGAGAAATACAAGATGGTGgacg tGAGTTGTGATCAGCTGTTGTTGTCTGTAGTCGCTGATGGTTCAAGTCTGGGAAAGAAGATCCAACTGTACCTGGATGATGGACGaccag GTCCAGACGACCTGGTCCTGCAGGTTCTGGAGCAGCGTCTGAGCCAAGTGGACTGTAGCTGCAGAGGCTGGATCCTGCATGGGTTCCCCCGAGACCTGCAGCAGGCCCGGAGCCTGCAGGAGTCCCAGCATCAGCCCAACAG AGTTTACTTCCTGGAGCTGACGGACGATGTCTGTGTGGAGAGACTCACTCTGAGAGCAACAGACCCACTGAGTGGAGAGAG gttTCACACTGTGACTCGACCGGCTCCGAACTCTCAGGTCCAGAACAGACTGAAGACCAGACCAGAGGACAGTACACACTCTGTGACATACACTCTGAGCCACTACaggacacacactgctgttctGCAg GCTTTGGAGAGCAGATTAAATACTGTCTGA
- the ak8 gene encoding adenylate kinase 8 isoform X1 codes for MDETVKPLRIPPQMSVYADGHGVFHLAQSMVSSLVIDQPDDVISYLISLLRRSSVDIPRIMLLGPPAVGKHTVAKQLSAELRAVHVTMESLLQDQSEELPVELLVRLIQQRLKDVDCFNRGWVLEGIPQTHLQALSLQQAGVVPEHVVMLEAPDDVLLERREGRLVDPLTGDVYHQIFIRQVDDVVARRLEKGRGLSDRQHLAALQRFRCEVTGLRSAYQHVLKIVNSDQPHVDVYQQVLAFVRTRHRARTPRILLLGPPGSGKSLQARLLSEKYKMVDVSCDQLLLSVVADGSSLGKKIQLYLDDGRPGPDDLVLQVLEQRLSQVDCSCRGWILHGFPRDLQQARSLQESQHQPNRVYFLELTDDVCVERLTLRATDPLSGERFHTVTRPAPNSQVQNRLKTRPEDSTHSVTYTLSHYRTHTAVLQSVYTDAVHIDADQDPHSVFEALESRLNTV; via the exons atggATGAGACTGTGAAGCCTCTCAGGATTCCTCCTCAGATGTCAGTTTATGCCGACGGACATGGTGTCTTCCACCTGGCGCAG aGCATGGTGTCCAGCCTGGTGATCGATCaacctgatgatgtcatctccTACCTCATCAGTCTGCTGCGGAGGAGCAGTGTGGACA ttccCAGGATCATGCTGCTCGGTCCTCCAGCTGTTGGGAAACACACTGTG GCCAAGCAGCTGAGTGCTGAGCTGAGAGCTGTTCATGTGACCATGGAGAGTTTACTGCAGGACCAATCAGAG gagcttcctgtggagctgctggtgcGACTGATTCAGCAGAGACTGAAAGATGTCGACTGCTTCAACAgg ggctgGGTGTTGGAGGGAATCCCTCAGACTCATCTGCAGGCTCTGAGTCTTCAACAGGCCGGAGTCGTCCCCGAACATGTTG tgatgcTGGAGGCTCCTGATGACGTGTtgctggagaggagggagggcagacTGGTCGACCCACTGACAGGAG acGTGTACCATCAGATCTTCATCCGGCAGGTCGATGACGTCGTCGCTCGGCGTCTGGAGAAGGGGCGGGGCCTGTCTGATAGGCAGCACCTGGCTGCGCTGCAGCGTTTCCGCTGTGAGGTCACGGGTCTGAGATCAGCCTATCAGCACGTCCTGAAGATCGTCAACAGTGACCAGCCACACGTCGACGTCTACCAACAAg tgttgGCGTTCGTCCGGACTCGCCATCGCGCCAGAACTCCCAGAATCCTCCTGTTGGGTCCGCCAGGGTCGGGGAAGAGTCTCCAAGCCAGGCTGCTGTCAGAGAAATACAAGATGGTGgacg tGAGTTGTGATCAGCTGTTGTTGTCTGTAGTCGCTGATGGTTCAAGTCTGGGAAAGAAGATCCAACTGTACCTGGATGATGGACGaccag GTCCAGACGACCTGGTCCTGCAGGTTCTGGAGCAGCGTCTGAGCCAAGTGGACTGTAGCTGCAGAGGCTGGATCCTGCATGGGTTCCCCCGAGACCTGCAGCAGGCCCGGAGCCTGCAGGAGTCCCAGCATCAGCCCAACAG AGTTTACTTCCTGGAGCTGACGGACGATGTCTGTGTGGAGAGACTCACTCTGAGAGCAACAGACCCACTGAGTGGAGAGAG gttTCACACTGTGACTCGACCGGCTCCGAACTCTCAGGTCCAGAACAGACTGAAGACCAGACCAGAGGACAGTACACACTCTGTGACATACACTCTGAGCCACTACaggacacacactgctgttctGCAg tctgtgTATACAGATGCGGTTCATATCGATGCTGATCAGGATCCCCACTCTGTGTTTGAGGCTTTGGAGAGCAGATTAAATACTGTCTGA
- the ak8 gene encoding adenylate kinase 8 isoform X2: MDETVKPLRIPPQMSVYADGHGVFHLAQSMVSSLVIDQPDDVISYLISLLRRSSVDIPRIMLLGPPAVGKHTVAKQLSAELRAVHVTMESLLQDQSEELPVELLVRLIQQRLKDVDCFNRGWVLEGIPQTHLQALSLQQAGVVPEHVVMLEAPDDVLLERREGRLVDPLTGDVYHQIFIRQVDDVVARRLEKGRGLSDRQHLAALQRFRCEVTGLRSAYQHVLKIVNSDQPHVDVYQQVLAFVRTRHRARTPRILLLGPPGSGKSLQARLLSEKYKMVDVSCDQLLLSVVADGSSLGKKIQLYLDDGRPGPDDLVLQVLEQRLSQVDCSCRGWILHGFPRDLQQARSLQESQHQPNRVYFLELTDDVCVERLTLRATDPLSGERFHTVTRPAPNSQVQNRLKTRPEDSTHSVTYTLSHYRTHTAVLQCVCAVCVYRCGSYRC; encoded by the exons atggATGAGACTGTGAAGCCTCTCAGGATTCCTCCTCAGATGTCAGTTTATGCCGACGGACATGGTGTCTTCCACCTGGCGCAG aGCATGGTGTCCAGCCTGGTGATCGATCaacctgatgatgtcatctccTACCTCATCAGTCTGCTGCGGAGGAGCAGTGTGGACA ttccCAGGATCATGCTGCTCGGTCCTCCAGCTGTTGGGAAACACACTGTG GCCAAGCAGCTGAGTGCTGAGCTGAGAGCTGTTCATGTGACCATGGAGAGTTTACTGCAGGACCAATCAGAG gagcttcctgtggagctgctggtgcGACTGATTCAGCAGAGACTGAAAGATGTCGACTGCTTCAACAgg ggctgGGTGTTGGAGGGAATCCCTCAGACTCATCTGCAGGCTCTGAGTCTTCAACAGGCCGGAGTCGTCCCCGAACATGTTG tgatgcTGGAGGCTCCTGATGACGTGTtgctggagaggagggagggcagacTGGTCGACCCACTGACAGGAG acGTGTACCATCAGATCTTCATCCGGCAGGTCGATGACGTCGTCGCTCGGCGTCTGGAGAAGGGGCGGGGCCTGTCTGATAGGCAGCACCTGGCTGCGCTGCAGCGTTTCCGCTGTGAGGTCACGGGTCTGAGATCAGCCTATCAGCACGTCCTGAAGATCGTCAACAGTGACCAGCCACACGTCGACGTCTACCAACAAg tgttgGCGTTCGTCCGGACTCGCCATCGCGCCAGAACTCCCAGAATCCTCCTGTTGGGTCCGCCAGGGTCGGGGAAGAGTCTCCAAGCCAGGCTGCTGTCAGAGAAATACAAGATGGTGgacg tGAGTTGTGATCAGCTGTTGTTGTCTGTAGTCGCTGATGGTTCAAGTCTGGGAAAGAAGATCCAACTGTACCTGGATGATGGACGaccag GTCCAGACGACCTGGTCCTGCAGGTTCTGGAGCAGCGTCTGAGCCAAGTGGACTGTAGCTGCAGAGGCTGGATCCTGCATGGGTTCCCCCGAGACCTGCAGCAGGCCCGGAGCCTGCAGGAGTCCCAGCATCAGCCCAACAG AGTTTACTTCCTGGAGCTGACGGACGATGTCTGTGTGGAGAGACTCACTCTGAGAGCAACAGACCCACTGAGTGGAGAGAG gttTCACACTGTGACTCGACCGGCTCCGAACTCTCAGGTCCAGAACAGACTGAAGACCAGACCAGAGGACAGTACACACTCTGTGACATACACTCTGAGCCACTACaggacacacactgctgttctGCAg tgtgtgtgtgcagtctgtgTATACAGATGCGGTTCATATCGATGCTGA